The genomic window GGCAAGCTCGCCACCGACCTGGCCGGCAAGCTTGTCGGTGAGTCCCTCGAGGACCACGCCCGGCAGAGCCGTGTCATCGACCGCTTCCTCGACGACCTCGAGGAGAAGGCAGAGGCGGCTCGATGACAGCGCACGGAGCGAGCCGCGAGGCAACCGCAGCCGCACGTGAGCGTCTCGACGCGCTGACGGACTCCACGTCCGTTGACGCGACGCAGCTCGCCGACGAGCTGGCCGCCGTCACCGCGCTGCTCGACCGCGAGGTGTCGTTGCGTCGGGTCCTCACCGACCCGGCGCAGGCCGGCGAGGCCAAGGCCGAGCTGGCCGGCCGTATCTTCGGTGGCCAGGTCAGCGGGACGACCGTCGACCTGGTGTCCGGCATGGTGCGCTCCCGCTGGACGCAGTCCCGCCATCTGGTGGACGCGCTGGAGGAGCTGGCCGGTACGGCCGACCTCACCGCCGCCCAGCGGTCGGGCACGCTCGACGACGTCGAGGACGAGCTGTTCCGCTTCGGCCGGATCGTCTCCTCGAACACCGAGCTGCGGTCCGCGCTGACCAACCG from Streptomyces sp. DSM 40750 includes these protein-coding regions:
- a CDS encoding F0F1 ATP synthase subunit delta, which codes for MTAHGASREATAAARERLDALTDSTSVDATQLADELAAVTALLDREVSLRRVLTDPAQAGEAKAELAGRIFGGQVSGTTVDLVSGMVRSRWTQSRHLVDALEELAGTADLTAAQRSGTLDDVEDELFRFGRIVSSNTELRSALTNRAASASAKGELLRSLLGGRAKATTERLVTRLVTAPRGRSLEAGLEFLSKLAAERRNRVVAVVTSAVPLSAPQKQRLGAALAKLYGRAMHLNLDVDPEVLGGIRVQVGDEVINGSIADRLEDAGRRLAG